The Pseudomonas orientalis genome contains a region encoding:
- a CDS encoding pyocin activator PrtN family protein, translating to MTAHANQQPLRLLPAPDPVTVELLYRTFGDVLIPVEKLRERYFRNLNEGSFADAITTGRIQLPVTTLVNSRKAPKYAHIKHVASLIDIRAYKADEDMPRPEAVEDEA from the coding sequence ATGACTGCACACGCTAACCAACAGCCACTAAGACTGCTGCCCGCACCCGATCCGGTGACAGTCGAACTGCTGTACCGGACCTTTGGTGACGTTCTGATCCCGGTGGAAAAGTTGCGCGAACGGTACTTCCGGAACCTCAACGAAGGATCTTTTGCCGACGCAATTACCACAGGCCGAATTCAACTGCCCGTGACAACGCTGGTCAACAGCCGCAAGGCGCCGAAGTACGCTCATATCAAGCATGTGGCCTCGCTAATCGACATTCGCGCCTACAAGGCGGATGAAGATATGCCGCGACCAGAAGCCGTCGAAGACGAGGCGTGA
- a CDS encoding phosphohydrolase, whose amino-acid sequence MNWILTHSGKHFDLLEPDADMIDPRDISHALAHLCRFNGHTREFYSVAQHSCIVAELVPEEHKLAALLHDAPEAYLGDMTRPLKQWISAYEYFEDCIWWRVCDRFDIAPELPTSVHKADLIALATERRDLMPTDPAIWDCLVGIEPMAETIRPWPAAEARLTFHQRLMDQLAIEHRRKAA is encoded by the coding sequence ATGAACTGGATCCTTACTCACTCAGGCAAACACTTTGACCTGCTTGAACCCGACGCCGACATGATCGATCCACGGGACATCTCGCACGCGCTGGCACACCTTTGCCGCTTCAACGGCCACACCCGCGAGTTCTACAGCGTGGCACAACACAGCTGCATCGTCGCCGAGCTGGTGCCGGAAGAACACAAACTCGCGGCCTTGCTTCATGACGCACCCGAGGCGTACCTGGGCGACATGACGCGGCCACTTAAGCAATGGATCAGTGCCTATGAATACTTTGAGGACTGTATCTGGTGGCGCGTCTGTGATCGGTTCGACATAGCACCAGAACTCCCCACCAGCGTCCACAAAGCCGACCTGATAGCGCTCGCTACCGAACGCCGCGACCTCATGCCAACCGATCCGGCTATCTGGGATTGCTTGGTCGGCATCGAACCCATGGCCGAAACCATCCGCCCTTGGCCTGCAGCAGAAGCTCGACTCACCTTTCACCAGCGCCTGATGGACCAACTCGCTATAGAACACCGGAGGAAAGCGGCATGA